The Methanocella arvoryzae MRE50 DNA window TACAATAGATAAAACGGTAATGAGTGTCTTTACCAGTCTGATTCAACAATCATCTGTCTAATCTGTATCATCTGTACAATCTGTGTCCGAGCACAGCGCAGCGATCGTCATCGCATCGCCCGCATCGGACGCCTGCCGTGGCAGGCGTCCTGGCGGGCGAACATAGAGTATAAGATCATACTGTTTCTCTAATAAGGATAATTAGTTCCTTATTGTATAGTGAAAACGAATTATGAGACAGCCTGCTTGGCCCCTTGGCGGGCTTGGCGGTATTTTCGACCTATACAGGGCCAACTTTCAATTTTTTACAGCCACCCACCCGCAGTACAGGAAAGCTGTAAAGAACCGGGACGGCTTCTCGAACCCGGCCTGGTCGAGCAGTTCGTAGATTCTGCCCTCGGGCACGAAGTGGAGGCGCTTCAGGATCTGGCCACTGAAGCCCTCGTCCACGAGCTTCGGGTCGGCGCCTTTTGTCTTGACGTAAGTTCTCCATGCATCGACTGTCCGCCAGAATTCCTCGCTTTTCGGTTCGCCGGTGTCGTCGACTAAGATGAGGGGGGCGCCGCGTTTCAGATGCCGGCTGATGCTCTGGAGCAGCCGTAGCTTGGAACCGTCGTCGGGCAGGAAGTGCATAACCAGGATGCAGGTAGCCCCATCGTACAGGCAGCTTTCAGGTAGATCATCGCAATAGCCATTGACAAGCTCGACACGCTCTGACAGCCCCTTTTCGGCGATCTTTTTTCCGGATATGGCCAGCATCTCAGCGGATGGATCTACGCCAGTAAAATGCCAGCCACTGGACTTCTGACCGAAGGTGCAGATCTCCATGCCAGTGCCGGCGCCGACGATCAATATGCCGGCAGTTTCACCCGCAATAGAGCGAAGGCTGGCGTGGGCCATGTCGAACAGCGGCTCATAGGCAGCTGTGAACAGCCTTATCGAGTCGTCGTACTGGTTGTGTGCCACGGGCGGGTTGTGATCGAAATTGGATGCTGCCAGCACCTTCTCGTCGGTCATATTATCTGAACCCAGGTATTTACCCGGTAGTATAGATAAGTACCGATGCAGCAGCCCTTGTGGAAAAACTTATATGCTTCCAAAACCAATGACTGACCAGTCACTCCAAGGGAGAACTGGCATGTCAGACAGCGCACACGAGAAAAGAGAGGCGATCATTAATGCGGCGCTCAAGCTCTTTACTGAAAGGGGCTTCGACAATACGCCGACGGCGCTGATCTCGCAGGAAGCGGGAGTCGCCACTGGCACGCTGTTCAGGTATTATCCCACAAAGGAGGAGCTGATCAACAGCACGTACATCATCGCCAAGAATCGCTTTGCGGCGGCGATGGCCAGAGGCCTGGAGGAAGAAACGACCCTTGAGGCCAGGCTGCGCCGCATATGGGGTAACACTATTCGCTGGGGACTGGAGAGCCCGCAGGAATTGCTGTTTCTGGAGCAGTTTTTATCCTCCCCGTACATTACGAAGATTACGGAAGAGGAGGCGATGAAGAAGTTCGCGTTCCTGACCGAGCTGATAGAAGAGGGCATAGCTGAAGGTAAGCTGCGGGACATCCACCGGGGGCTGATCTTCGACATGCTATTCAGCGCTAACAGGGCAGTGATCAAGAAGATCCTGACGCACGGGATGCAGGACCAGACGGACATGCTGATAGAAGGCTCTTTCGAGCTTGTCTGGAGTGGCTTATCGAAATCGCAGTGACTTAATTAGTTTATCCGGCTACTGACTGATTAGTCAGTTCGCCGGCAGCAGATATACGGAGGAAAACAGATGCAGTACAGGACGATGAAGTCCACGGGGGATAAACTCTCGATCTTAGGGTTCGGCTGTATGAGGCTGCCGAGAAAAGGCATAGGCATCGATGAGGAGAGGGCGGTAAAACAGATCCGCTCCGCCATAGACCAGGGCGTCAACTACCTCGATACCGCTCTGCTCTACCCGGGCAGCGAAGCGCTCGTCGGAAAAGCGCTGGCGGACGGTTACCGGGAGAAGGTCAAGCTAGCTACCAAGCTGCCTCCGGCCCAGGTTAAAAAGACAGAGGACATGGAAAAGCTCCTCGACGTGCAGCTCCAGAAGCTACAGACCGATCACATCGACTATTACCTGTTCCACAGCATTACTGCCTCCGACTGGAAGAGGCTGAAAGACCTCGGAGCGGCAGACTTCGTCCGGAAGGCCAGGGCTGACGGCCGCATCCGGCACATAGGCTTTTCCACCCACAGTGGAATTGCAGATTTCAAGCAGATCGTTGACGACTACGCCTGGGACTTCTGCCAGATCCAGTACAACATACTGGACGAGACCAACCAGGCCGGCAAAGCAGGGCTGGAGTACGCTGCCGCCAGAGGCCTGGGCGTGGTGATCATGGAACCCCTCAGGGGAGGCAGCCTGGCGAGGGCGCCGCCGAAGGAGATCCAGGCGATCTGGGACGAAGCCGAAGTGAAGAGATCCCCCGCAGAATGGGCCCTGCGATGGGTATGGGACCACCCGGAAGTCACCGTGGTCCTGAGCGGCATGAACGACGAGAAGCACATCGAAGAGAACCTCAGGGCAGCCGGCGAGGCATTACCACGTTCGCTGTCGGCGAAAGAGATAGCCCTGGTGAACCGGGTGAAGGAAGCCTACCGGAAGAAGCTGAAGGTAGGCTGCACCGGCTGCCAGTACTGCATGCCCTGCCCCGCAGGCGTAAATATCCCCGGCTGCTTCGAGAGCTACAATAACCTGTACCTCGGCAGCCCGCTACAGACGAAGATCATGTACATGAACCACGCGGGCGGAGGCATGGATGGAACGAGCCCGAAAGCCCTGGCCTCCCAGTGCATCGGCTGCGGCAAATGCGTGAAAAAGTGCACCCAGCACATCGACATACCCGCCGAGCTGAAACAGGCGGCCAAAGAGCTGGAAGGCCTCGATGTGAAGCTGATGGCCCTATTCATCAGGCCGCTCCTGGGAGCTTTCATGAGGTTCTCCCGCTGGAGCAACGTCCGCAAAGCCCGGGCGAAATAAAAAAGCAGTGACCCTCTGGTCACTGCAATAGTTCTCGCAGATACCGTCCGGTGTAAGATCGCTCCACTTTGGCCACGTCCTCCGGCGTTCCTTCGGCGATGATCTCGCCACCTTTTCTTCCGCCTTCCGGCCCCATGTCGATGACCCAGTCGGCTGCTGCGATGACGTCGAGGTTGTGCTCGATGACGATCACAGTGTTGCCCGCCTCCACTAAAGTGTTGATGATGCCCATCAGCCGCTCGACGTCGGCCATGTGCAGGCCGGTCGTGGGCTCGTCCATGACGTAGAGGTTGCCCGCTTTGTGGAGCTCGCTTGCGAGTTTAATCCGCTGGCATTCGCCGCCGGACAGGGTACTTAACGGCTGCCCTAAGGTGATGTAGCCGAGGCCGACTTCCTGCAGCTTTTTCAGCTTGTGCAGGATCTTCCGCTCGCCCGAGAAGAACTGGATGGCTTCATCCACCGTCATCTCCAGCGCTTCCGCTATGTTCTTGCCCTTGTACTGGTACTGGAGTACCTCTGCCTTATACCTCCTGCCGCCGCACTCGTCGCAGGTCATCTGGACCGCGTCCAGGAAGTGCATCTCGACTTCGACGAAGCCGCTGCCGCCGCACTTGGGGCATCCGCCGTCCGAGTTGAAGCT harbors:
- a CDS encoding TetR/AcrR family transcriptional regulator, with the translated sequence MSDSAHEKREAIINAALKLFTERGFDNTPTALISQEAGVATGTLFRYYPTKEELINSTYIIAKNRFAAAMARGLEEETTLEARLRRIWGNTIRWGLESPQELLFLEQFLSSPYITKITEEEAMKKFAFLTELIEEGIAEGKLRDIHRGLIFDMLFSANRAVIKKILTHGMQDQTDMLIEGSFELVWSGLSKSQ
- a CDS encoding class I SAM-dependent methyltransferase is translated as MTDEKVLAASNFDHNPPVAHNQYDDSIRLFTAAYEPLFDMAHASLRSIAGETAGILIVGAGTGMEICTFGQKSSGWHFTGVDPSAEMLAISGKKIAEKGLSERVELVNGYCDDLPESCLYDGATCILVMHFLPDDGSKLRLLQSISRHLKRGAPLILVDDTGEPKSEEFWRTVDAWRTYVKTKGADPKLVDEGFSGQILKRLHFVPEGRIYELLDQAGFEKPSRFFTAFLYCGWVAVKN
- a CDS encoding aldo/keto reductase, translated to MQYRTMKSTGDKLSILGFGCMRLPRKGIGIDEERAVKQIRSAIDQGVNYLDTALLYPGSEALVGKALADGYREKVKLATKLPPAQVKKTEDMEKLLDVQLQKLQTDHIDYYLFHSITASDWKRLKDLGAADFVRKARADGRIRHIGFSTHSGIADFKQIVDDYAWDFCQIQYNILDETNQAGKAGLEYAAARGLGVVIMEPLRGGSLARAPPKEIQAIWDEAEVKRSPAEWALRWVWDHPEVTVVLSGMNDEKHIEENLRAAGEALPRSLSAKEIALVNRVKEAYRKKLKVGCTGCQYCMPCPAGVNIPGCFESYNNLYLGSPLQTKIMYMNHAGGGMDGTSPKALASQCIGCGKCVKKCTQHIDIPAELKQAAKELEGLDVKLMALFIRPLLGAFMRFSRWSNVRKARAK